From a single Gracilinanus agilis isolate LMUSP501 unplaced genomic scaffold, AgileGrace unplaced_scaffold8004, whole genome shotgun sequence genomic region:
- the LOC123256664 gene encoding sodium channel protein type 4 subunit alpha-like yields the protein VQTQSPPLQVLNLFLALLLSSFSADSLAASDEDGEMNNLQIAIGRISWGIDYAKAFFLALLHGQILAPGDMKKEPEKVEEGEGGEEEKKEQPQQEQEELKKDNHILNHIGVVECPPSSIELDHMNFINNPYLTVQVPIASEESDLEMPTEEETDTFSEAEEIKVSIPSHCPLFP from the coding sequence GTTCAGACACAGTCTCCTCCCCTCCAGGTCCTGAATCTATTTCTTGCCCTGCTCCTGAGCTCCTTTAGTGCTGACAGCCTGGCAGCCTCTGATGAGGATGGGGAAATGAACAACCTTCAGATTGCCATTGGTCGCATCTCCTGGGGTATTGATTATGCCAAAGCCTTCTTCCTGGCACTCTTACATGGTCAGATCCTGGCTCCTGGGGACATGAAGAAGGAACCTGAGAAGGTTGAGGAGGGGGAAggtggagaagaagagaagaaggagcagCCACAGCAGGAACAGGAAGAGCTGAAGAAGGACAATCACATCCTGAACCACATTGGGGTAGTGGAATGCCCACCATCTAGTATTGAACTCGACCACATGAACTTTATCAACAACCCATATTTGACAGTACAGGTGCCTATTGCTTCTGAGGAGTCTGATCTAGAGATGCCCACAGAAGAGGAGACAGACACATTTTCTGAGGCTGAAGAGATCAAGGTAAGTATCCCATCCCATTGTCCTCTGTTCCCATAA